A genome region from Babesia bigemina genome assembly Bbig001, chromosome : I includes the following:
- a CDS encoding CHY zinc finger domain containing protein, putative produces the protein MSDLLPVRDDGYVELFKLQRLFGATFSDCHGGAGSGEAAAQPLPIEHAWCRGEVNAAVVLRPTDPAFPVACLGDDRAIAMRLTLRRQWPSEGASQELGAEKPACPADPGDAAPSADGGGAAPTPASCYSVNAAADIAIDNASISHELKLVIKKVMLTFVSKYRASQRYVVYECLKFLDRELARIFALYGSQQSKKEAKEPAAAASATPSSDPDTWSLQEQKSLEFALAKTKSLADPAKRWAAVASVVKTKTAEECRRRFQRCREQLLNKATEEHKSLATMPKDFETVLAKSDELRLLELELEKVSVINVVSFVAQLACTRCEALFDATFAMGDKKTAVVQRSCSNCSMAQRGEFQPQIAFGTQPVIGRMSLENCVFRAGCRRHELTALQDLINGEFYLTCEACDTQCKVRDVQNGLRKRSSCRGCFASLTLQFNTVEFGHEAPSPQAIAVKPKFVPPRAPRPKAQQARGLKVGTPLPDNGACKHYRKSFRWFRFPCCGKLFPCDGCHDEASDHPYEPAHMIVCGRCSTQQPVSNSKCRGCDRGFTASSSSYWEGGKGCRDAVKLSRKDSKKYGLMRRQANAMARDSSDRKG, from the exons ATGTCTGACCTCCTGCCGGTGCGCGATGACGGCTACGTGGAGCTCTTCAAGTTGCAGCGGCTGTTCGGCGCGACCTTCTCGGATTGCCATGGCGGCGCTGGGTCGGGGGAGGCTGCGGCGCAGCCTCTGCCCATAgagcacgcctggtgccgcgGCGAGGTCAACGCCGCGGTGGTACTGCGGCCCACAGACCCCGCATTCCCGGTAGCCTGCCTAGGTGACGATCGGGCTATCGCCATGCGGCTCACTCTGCGCCGGCAATGGCCGTCGGAGGGCGCATCTCAGGAGCTGGGGGCGGAGAAGCCGGCATGCCCAGCTGATCCCGGCGACGCCGCGCCTTCCGCCGATGGTGGCGGGGCGGCGCCCACCCCCGCCAGCTGCTACAGCGTCAACGCCGCGGCGGATATAGCCATAGACAACGCGAGCATTAGCCACGAGCTCAAGCTGGTCATCAAGAAGGTGATGCTCACCTTCGTGTCCAAGTACCGCGCATCACAGCGCTACGTGGTCTACGAGTGCCTGAAATTCCTGGACCGGGAGCTTGCGCGTATTTTCGCGCTGTACGGATCGCAACAGAGCAAGAAAGAGGCCAAGGAGCCGGCTGCTGCCGCCTCCGCAACTCCCAGCTCTGACCCCGACACGTGGTCGCTGCAGGAGCAGAAGAG CCTGGAGTTCGCGCTGGCGAAGACAAAGTCGCTGGCGGACCCGGCGAAGCGCTGGGCGGCTGTCGCCAGCGTGGTCAAGACGAAGACAGCGGAGGAGTGTCGGCGCAGGTTCCAGCGCTGCagggagcagctgctcaacaAGGCCACCGAG GAACACAAATCGCTGGCTACGATGCCCAAGGACTTCGAGACGGTGCTCGCCAAGAGTGATGAGCTGCGCCTGCTGGAGCTTGAGCTGGAAAAAGTTAGCGTCATCAACGTCGTGAGCTTCGT CGCGCAACTGGCCTGCACCCGATGCGAAGCGCTATTCGACGCCACGTTCGCCATGGGGGACAAGAAGACCGCAGTGGTGcagcgcagctgcagcaactgCAGCATGGCCCAGCGCGGCGAGTTCCAGCCGCAGATAGCCTTCGGCACGCAACCCGTCATCGGCCGAATGAGCCTGGAGAACTGCGTTTTCAGGGCAGGTTGCCGGAGGCATGAGCTGACCGCATTGCAGGATCTCATAAACGGCGAGTTCTACCTCACCTGCGAGGCGTGCGACACCCAGTGCAAGGTTAGGGACGTGCAGAATG GCCTGCGCAAAAGGTCGAGCTGCCGCGGCTGCTTCGccagcctcacgctgcAGTTCAACACCGTGGAATTCGGGCACGAGGCTCCATCGCCGCA GGCGATCGCCGTGAAGCCGAAGTTCGTGCCCCCGAGGGCGCCACGGCCAAAGGCGCAGCAGGCGCGCGGCCTGAAGGTTGGCACGCCTCTGCCGGACAACGGAGCCTGCAAACACTACAGGAAGTCGTTTCGGTGGTTCAGGTTCCCGTGCTGCGGAAAG CTGTTCCCGTGTGACGGATGCCACGACGAGGCGTCGGACCACCCGTACGAGCCCGCACACATGATCGTGTGCGGTCGCTGCTCGACGCAGCAGCCGGTGTCCAACAGCAAGTGCCGCGGCTGCGACCGCGGCTTCACCGCGTCGAGCTCGTCGTACTGGGAG GGCGGAAAAGGCTGTAGGGACGCGGTAAAGCTCAGCCGCAAGGATTCCAAGAAGTACGGACTGATGCGCCGGCAGGCGAATGCCATGGCGCGCGACTCCAGCGACCGGAAAGGCTAG
- a CDS encoding transcriptional regulatory protein, putative encodes MVAATHTPAARTNILQQLEQAENMTDEERVNKYFYNLYVSNITTDEMIEVMHRLDSSPDGSRNRDTYRTMLTILFNECRFFPKYPVQELAITAELFGKMIKEGLLTCNGNLLLLALRCIIESLRRGKSSKMFQFGTVALSQFETSIANFPWFASQLLDVPDVRETFPQLYKTCEKLQTIMTEAMLTTTYVDQYRGIILRPEDCFPGPILDAPDSEAPNIEMLLATADRDRLDVGEMESLMNGVAEEFTITVPPGPVVNLIYAAFNNMAADSAAQKAREVNEVLSPENVSWLLVYIIKTRASKEQNLHEVFVIFIENVKIPKIFDMAIQITYACISACLKNIVEFKGLASYRTLLRNLGSWIGRITVGRNMPIMSRHLDLKQVIYHAYENGAMIAALPFVCKIIENIKHSKIFKPPNPWTTAMLNFLVEVHRLKALKTSLVFEVEVLFKHLDLNMNSFANKTRLLESKVRPEDSPDFDISVIGHRVDKGAHQHAREPAPRKVKAPPLTSGTQTSTLTKAAQHAMQNALLTTMPPRQPVRSGGVYGSAPLLYTRGLPNYFYDLEIMRYMPLALQGAFVNDESVRDKLNILLGRVMRDKGNPKGEQGSLDSISEELLLALSSSFLGIPPESFKPGMSLPANMPSEQQSQLSTPPPPPVVENLANMPLSSYGERLLQKLHGAVIISPAIAIFEIQPQLRGCVPVAIERAIRRVLPIVSEHSISIARATTRVLITNDYAGEDDEVTLRGAIHTMMETFATSLVRATCKEPLRIAFHESLRAALQTYRTQDCNDQVLIEQLVQIISQDNLLPAVGVAEKIVGERAIREADALVPDIAKTCKTVPKITITLPPLLQQWNKLNVFVDKRNLTLYRSLFQRPNRPVAPPQHSQSQPAPQPKSQHNKQQQGQQQKHQQQQQSGQGQQQSHGQAGSQKHQQQQQQQSGQQGQQQSHGQSGNPKHQQQQQSGQGQQQSHGQSGNPKHQQQSGQQGQQQAHRNQQQQQSGPQAQQQVHRGQQQQQQLSGQAQQPKSQSLLGPNQQQKTQQLLGQAQPQKSQPLLTQGQQQKAQSLLTQIQQQKSQQLLGQAQQQKSQQLLGQAQQQKSQSLLGQVQQQAHRNQQQQQQQLLGQAQQPKSQSLLGPNQPQKNQPLLGQNQQQKSQPLLTQGQPQKNQQLLGQVQQPAHGQSGQPQKNQPLLAQNQQQKSQPLLAQNQPQKSQPLLAQNQQQKSQQLLGQAQQPAHGQSGQPQKSQSLLGQGQQQLHRVPQQQQQKHQQQQPQPQPPQHQNQQMPPQQHIPPVNHHQRPPMQQPQPQPPQRPAQQQAPQNPPQALAPASMPPSARGPPAVPMPMPMAPSNGILSRFEEAFGEVREPLRDIALFPPILYSQSPAERGKKPIMFSTHALLVLYSLPVDHEIFTCIANCLNVMQNSKDMEMASLAIAHRLIMFLCEGIGSHAGLNVEVLLCVLEGLARLNVAVKQAICSIIYANPVDESNTVFTVATITGLLRYNLLDWQQLTHFLILSMDKGKNVYAVEMTIVITAIAVVDQRSIHPERATQIIREIANTKCGQDMCENYPGIMLKDARSKLLKDYMDLHRDARIVVSSLTPIIKDNLSACVPYASFNIMCPESDTDPVPEVFLRETMIVNLGFGGVRRVSPPPAVSDSHRAIITIIFAKWIECSLSYEGDNLLLAWRQFFQRFNLQNLFKMDGGTDNFFAICVGSAVANSPSHGTPYTSAQLADSAFPYHPVDNMVALAKMVDVMQRLVGGSDVPPSSALQKLLSATASLIVYGERYMGYYKLWVVMMNYFDKIETLNGQIVCRITFLNALKIISPLRAPEFAYYWIRLVGHKSLLPGAMAVPRCWQLVAKLLLQATCFMQSTNAMEHTPHLEQVYYELVQRLCIDYPHFIVEYYFCIGGSPRIERLVGCCSIEPQSTPFGTLKTPVDHLPAMLYMPRVAPFIVTILFRHEIKPQLDILLRVMSHKNRLPPVSSINIYGADFEELLEVLEDVVINDPAQAPTLFTALTFYIGVEFPHAMAGQVQTDDTRIYLYMDLMRSLSMAGKYVFVNALCRHMRFPNAHTHFFSCLVLWMFDELREPGDEESRDVMLRVLLEHVLAPPECPWGVKLAVLELFSNPRFELSGSAFQLLPDPLQSIIDSVARVCSQD; translated from the coding sequence ATGGTGGCCGCGACCCACACACCGGCTGCGCGGACCAAtatcctgcagcagctggagcaGGCCGAAAACATGACGGATGAGGAGAGGGTCAACAAGTACTTCTACAACCTCTACGTCTCGAACATCACCACCGACGAGATGATAGAAGTGATGCACCGCTTAGACAGCAGCCCCGACGGGTCCCGGAACAGGGATACGTATCGCACCATGCTCACGATACTCTTCAACGAGTGCAGGTTCTTCCCCAAGTACCCCGTCCAGGAGCTCGCCATCACCGCGGAGCTCTTCGGCAAGATGATTAAGGAGGGGCTGCTGACCTGTAATGGCAACCTGCTCTTGCTCGCGCTGCGCTGCATCATCGAGTCGCTCAGGCGCGGCAAGTCCTCCAAGATGTTCCAGTTCGGCACCGTTGCGCTGTCGCAGTTTGAAACGTCGATCGCGAACTTCCCCTGGTTCGCCAgtcagctgctggacgtcCCTGACGTGCGCGAGACTTTCCCGCAGCTGTACAAGACCTGCGAGAAGCTTCAAACCATAATGACGGAGGCCATGCTGACCACGACCTACGTGGACCAGTACCGGGGGATCATATTGCGCCCCGAGGACTGCTTTCCGGGTCCGATTTTGGACGCTCCGGACTCCGAGGCCCCCAATATCGAAATGCTGCTGGCCACGGCGGATAGGGATAGGCTGGACGTCGGAGAGATGGAGTCCCTCATGAACGGTGTCGCGGAGGAGTTCACGATCACGGTTCCGCCAGGGCCGGTGGTGAACCTAATCTACGCCGCCTTCAACAACATGGCGGCCGACAGCGCGGCGCAGAAGGCACGGGAGGTCAACGAGGTGTTATCGCCCGAGAACGTGTCCTGGTTGCTAGTATACATCATCAAAACGAGAGCCTCGAAGGAACAGAACCTACACGAGGTCTTTGTTATTTTCATCGAAAACGTCAAGATACCCAAGATATTCGACATGGCCATTCAGATCACGTACGCGTGCATCTCAGCCTGCCTGAAGAACATCGTCGAGTTCAAGGGGCTAGCGTCGTACCGCACGCTTCTGAGGAACCTGGGCAGCTGGATCGGCAGGATTACGGTGGGCCGAAACATGCCCATCATGAGTCGCCACCTGGACCTCAAGCAGGTCATCTACCACGCGTACGAAAACGGCGCCATGATAGCGGCACTGCCGTTCGTCTGCAAGATTATAGAAAACATAAAGCATTCAAAGATTTTCAAGCCGCCGAACCCGTGGACGACGGCCATGCTAAACTTCCTTGTGGAGGTACACAGGCTGAAGGCGCTCAAGACCTCCCTGGTATTCGAGGTGGAGGTGCTCTTCAAACACCTCGACCTCAACATGAACAGCTTCGCAAACAAAACCAGGCTGCTCGAGTCCAAGGTGCGGCCCGAAGACTCGCCCGACTTCGACATCTCCGTCATCGGCCacagggtggataagggggcgCATCAACATGCGCGGgaaccggcgccgcgcaagGTAAAAGCGCCGCCGCTGACATCTGGTACGCAGACATCGACGTTAACCAAGGCTGCGCAACATGCCATGCAGAATGCTCTGCTGACCACCATGCCGCCCAGACAGCCGGTGAGGTCTGGTGGGGTCTATGGAAGTGCACCATTGCTCTACACAAGAGGCTTGCCAAATTACTTCTATGATTTGGAAATAATGCGCTACATGCCGTTAGCGCTTCAAGGCGCTTTTGTAAACGATGAGTCCGTCAGGGACAAGCTTAACATTCTGCTCGGCAGGGTTATGCGCGATAAAGGTAATCCCAAGGGTGAGCAGGGGTCACTAGATTCAATATCCGAAGAGCTGCTTTTAGCTTTGAGTAGTTCCTTCTTGGGTATTCCTCCCGAAAGCTTCAAGCCCGGCATGTCCTTGCCCGCCAATATGCCTTCTGAGCAGCAGTCGCAGCTCTCTACGCCTCCCCCTCCGCCCGTCGTGGAGAACCTCGCCAACATGCCGCTGAGCAGCTACGGCGAGCGCCTTCTCCAGAAGCTGCACGGCGCGGTGATTATATCGCCTGCGATCGCAATATTCGAAATCCAGCCGCAGCTACGCGGGTGCGTGCCTGTGGCAATTGAGAGGGCCATACGCAGGGTGCTGCCCATAGTCTCGGAACACTCGATCTCGATTGCGAGGGCGACCACGCGTGTTCTCATCACGAATGATTACGCCGGAGAGGACGACGAGGTCACCTTGAGAGGCGCCATCCACACCATGATGGAGACTTTTGCCACCTCTCTAGTAAGGGCCACCTGCAAGGAGCCGCTGAGGATCGCCTTCCATGAAAGCTTGAGGGCTGCCTTGCAGACCTACCGCACGCAGGATTGCAATGACCAGGTGCTGATAGAACAGCTGGTGCAGATTATTAGTCAGGATAACCTGCTGCCGGCGGTGGGCGTTGCCGAAAAGATCGTGGGGGAACGTGCGATCCGCGAAGCCGACGCCTTGGTTCCTGATATAGCGAAGACGTGTAAAACGGTGCCGAAGATCACCATCACGCTGCCGcctctgctgcagcagtggaACAAGCTGAACGTCTTTGTGGACAAGAGGAACCTCACGCTCTACAGGAGCTTGTTCCAGCGTCCGAACCGTCCGGTGGCGCCTCCGCAGCACAGCCAATCGCAACCGGCTCCTCAACCCAAAAGCCAACACAACAAGCAGCAACAGGGTCAACAGCAGAAACACCAGCAGCAACAACAGTCTGGACAAGGTCAACAACAGTCGCACGGGCAAGCCGGAAGTCAGAAACACCAGCAGCAACAACAGCAACAGTCTGGTCAGCAAGGCCAACAACAGTCGCATGGGCAATCCGGAAATCCGAAACACCAGCAGCAACAACAGTCTGGACAAGGCCAACAGCAGTCGCATGGGCAATCCGGAAATCCGAAACACCAGCAACAGTCTGGTCAGCAAGGCCAACAGCAGGCCCATCGGAACCAGCAACAACAGCAGTCTGGTCCGCAAGCTCAACAACAGGTCCATCGGGGTCAACAACAACAACAACAGCTGTCGGGACAAGCTCAACAGCCGAAGAGCCAGTCATTGTTGGGACCAAATCAACAGCAAAAAACCCAGCAACTGTTAGGACAAGCCCAACCGCAGAAAAGCCAGCCATTGTTGACACAGGGCCAGCAGCAGAAAGCCCAGTCATTGTTGACACAGATCCAACAACAAAAAAGCCAGCAACTGTTAGGACAAGCCCAACAACAAAAAAGCCAGCAACTGTTAGGGCAAGCTCAACAGCAGAAAAGCCAGTCATTGTTGGGACAAGTTCAACAACAGGCCCATCGGAACCAGCAGCAACAACAACAGCAACTGTTAGGACAAGCTCAACAGCCGAAGAGCCAGTCATTGTTGGGACCAAACCAACCGCAGAAAAACCAGCCATTGTTGGGACAAAATCAGCAGCAGAAAAGCCAGCCGTTGTTGACACAGGGTCAACCGCAGAAAAACCAGCAACTGTTAGGACAAGTCCAACAACCGGCACACGGTCAATCGGGTCAACCTCAGAAAAACCAGCCATTGTTGGCACAAAACCAACAGCAGAAAAGCCAGCCATTGTTGGCACAAAACCAACCTCAGAAAAGCCAGCCATTGTTGGCACAAAACCAACAGCAGAAAAGCCAGCAACTGTTAGGACAGGCTCAACAACCGGCACACGGTCAATCGGGTCAACCGCAGAAAAGCCAGTCATTGTTGGGACAAGGTCAACAACAGTTGCATCGTGTACCGCAGCAACAACAGCAAAAGCATCAACAACAACAACCGCAGCCGCAACCGCCACAACATCAGAATCAACAAATGCCTCCGCAACAACATATTCCTCCCGTGAATCACCACCAACGACCGCCAATGCAGCAGCCGCAACCGCAGCCCCCCCAAAGACCAGCGCAGCAACAGGCGCCACAGAACCCTCCGCAAGCTTTAGCGCCAGCATCGATGCCTCCGTCAGCCAGGGGCCCACCAGCCGTTCCCATGCCAATGCCCATGGCGCCGTCCAACGGGATACTGTCCAGGTTCGAAGAGGCCTTTGGCGAGGTTAGGGAGCCGCTACGGGACATCGCGTTGTTCCCGCCGATTCTGTACTCGCAGTCTCCCGCAGAGCGGGGTAAAAAACCCATAATGTTCAGCACCCATGCGCTGCTGGTGCTCTACAGCCTCCCCGTCGACCACGAAATCTTTACGTGCATCGCCAATTGTCTCAACGTCATGCAGAACTCTAAGGATATGGAGATGGCGTCGCTGGCCATCGCTCACAGGCTCATCATGTTCCTCTGCGAGGGAATTGGCTCTCACGCGGGTCTCAACGTGGAGGTTCTGCTCTGCGTTTTGGAAGGTCTCGCcaggctcaacgtcgcggtCAAGCAGGCAATTTGCTCCATCATCTATGCCAATCCAGTTGACGAGAGTAACACGGTTTTCACCGTGGCCACGATTACGGGGTTGCTGCGATACAACTTGCTGGACTGGCAGCAACTGACACACTTCCTTATTTTATCCATGGACAAGGGAAAGAACGTTTACGCGGTAGAGATGACGATCGTGATCACGGCGATAGCCGTCGTAGACCAGCGGAGCATCCATCCGGAGCGTGCCACGCAAATCATACGGGAAATTGCCAACACCAAATGCGGCCAGGATATGTGTGAAAACTACCCCGGCATAATGCTGAAGGACGCTCGTAGCAAGCTGTTGAAGGATTATATGGATCTGCACCGCGATGCGAGAATCGTGGTCTCGTCGCTGACACCCATCATCAAGGATAATCTGTCTGCGTGCGTACCTTACGCCTCGTTCAACATTATGTGCCCGGAAAGTGACACTGACCCCGTGCCTGAAGTATTCCTTCGCGAGACCATGATCGTTAATCTCGGATTCGGAGGCGTGAGACGCGTATCACCGCCCCCTGCCGTGTCTGACTCCCACCGCGCCATCATTACCATAATATTCGCCAAGTGGATTGAGTGCAGCTTGTCCTATGAGGGCGACAACCTGCTCCTGGCTTGGCGCCAGTTCTTCCAAAGATTTAACCTGCAGAACCTGTTCAAGATGGACGGCGGAACGGATAACTTCTTCGCCATCTGTGTCGGCAGTGCCGTGGCGAACTCCCCCTCTCACGGAACCCCTTACACAAGTGCGCAACTTGCAGACTCTGCATTCCCGTACCATCCGGTAGACAACATGGTCGCACTGGCCAAAATGGTCGATGTCATGCAGAGACTTGTcggaggcagcgatgtgccGCCCTCAAgcgcgctgcagaagctgtTGTCGGCAACAGCGAGCCTGATTGTCTACGGTGAGCGTTACATGGGTTACTACAAACTCTGGGTGGTCATGATGAACTACttcgacaagatcgagaCACTCAACGGACAGATTGTTTGCAGGATCACGTTCTTGAACGCCCTCAAGATTATCTCGCCGCTGCGAGCGCCGGAGTTCGCATACTACTGGATCAGGCTCGTCGGGCACAAGAGCTTGTTGCCTGGAGCCATGGCAGTGCCAAGGTGTTGGCAACTCGTGGCCAAGCTGCTCCTTCAGGCGACGTGCTTCATGCAGAGCACCAACGCGATGGAACATACGCCTCATCTGGAGCAGGTGTACTACGAGCTGGTCCAGCGGCTGTGCATAGACTACCCGCACTTTATTGTCGAGTACTACTTCTGCATCGGAGGCTCGCCGCGGATCGAGCGGCTGGTCGGCTGTTGCAGCATTGAGCCCCAATCCACGCCTTTCGGCACATTGAAAACGCCAGTAGACCACCTTCCTGCCATGCTATACATGCCGAGGGTTGCTCCGTTTATTGTCACAATACTCTTCCGGCACGAGATCAAGCCCCAACTCGACATACTGCTACGTGTCATGTCGCACAAGAACCGGTTACCGCCTGTATCTTCCATCAATATCTACGGGGCGGACTTCGAAGAACTGTTGGAGGTTCTCGAGGACGTAGTCATAAACGACCCCGCACAGGCGCCCACGCTCTTCACCGCCCTTACCTTCTACATCGGCGTTGAGTTCCCGCACGCCATGGCGGGCCAAGTACAGACAGACGACACACGGATTTATCTGTACATGGACCTCATGCGCAGCTTATCAATGGCGGGCAAGTACGTGTTCGTCAATGCGCTATGCCGGCACATGCGGTTCCCGAACGCCCATACACACTTCTTCAGCTGCCTGGTGCTCTGGATGTTCGACGAGCTTCGCGAGCCAGGCGACGAAGAATCGCGGGACGTCATGCTCAGGGTGCTCCTGGAGCACGTGCTGGCGCCACCCGAGTGCCCGTGGGGAGTGAAGTTGGCCGTGCTCGAGCTATTCAGCAACCCAAGGTTCGAGCTTAGCGGAAGCGCTTTCCAGTTATTACCAGACCCTCTGCAGTCGATTATTGATTCCGTCGCACGTGTCTGTTCACAGGATTAA
- a CDS encoding replication factor C 38 kDa subunit, putative: MLWIDKHCPKQLYELNSHREVNELLTKLVEKSHGELPHLLFYGPSGAGKKTRIMATLRAVFGAAIDRVKTEVVSNVDTSNNVIVCQSDHHIHSESTVEQLHHRAVPCTELGSKDRVIIQDVIKNLSASPSASNYFLKGPAYRVFLFEDADSLSLPAQAALRRTMETYIRNARMFLHVKQLSRIILPLRSRCLCIRVGSHTIAEIVDVLRGIAKAEGLPPKQSSDEVLRSIANASGRNLRRAILTLETMALGGFPAAPGEFLMPWELQVAKLVKSVLENQSPSTISALRPQVYELLVCCIPGEVVLEKFVTMLSQRVKPELVPKLIHVAAHFSHTMQQGSRQIWHIEACIVQFMALLAGKGADV, from the exons ATGCTCTGGATCGACAAGCACTGCCCGAAGCAGCTCTATGAGCTGAACTCACACCGCGAAGTCAATGAGCTTCTCACCAAACTTGTCGAAAAGTCGCATGGAGAGCTGCCGCACCTGCTCTTCTACGGGCCTTCCGGGGCTGGCAAGAAGACACGCATCATGGCGACCCTGCGCGCAGTGTTCGGAGCAGCGATCGACAGG GTGAAGACGGAGGTCGTTTCCAACGTAGACACCTCAAACAACGTCATCGTGTGCCAAAGTGACCATCACATACATAGTGAGTCAACCGTTGAACAGTTGCATCACCGAGCAGTCCCGTGCACGGAACTAGGTTCCAAGGACAGGGTCATCATCCAGGACGTCATCAAAAACTTGTCGGCCTCGCCTTCCGCATCCAACTACTTCCTCAAGGGGCCTGCGTACAGGG TGTTCCTATTCGAAGATGCCGACTCGCTCTCGCTGCCAGCACAGGCCGCGCTGAGGCGCACTATGGAGACATACATCAGGAATGCACGCATGTTCCTGCACGTGAAGCAGCTCTCACGGATCATActgccgctgcgcagccggTGCCTGTGCATCCGTGTCGGCAGCCACACTATCGCAGAG ATCGTCGATGTGCTACGTGGGATCGCCAAAGCCGAGGGGCTCCCTCCCAAGCAGTCTTCGGACGAGGTCCTCCGCAGCATAGCCAATGCCAGCGGGCGTAACCTGAGACGGGCCATACTCACACTCGAGACCATGGCATTGGGCGGGTTCCCCGCAGCTCCGGGAGAGTTCCTGATGCCGTGGGAGCTGCAGGTGGCGAAGCTAGTCAAGTCCGTGCTGGAAAACCAGTCGCCGTCCACCATCAGCGCTCTCAGGCCGCAGGTGTACGAGCTCCTGGTGTGCTGCATACCCGGCGAGGTGGTGCTCGAAAAGTTTGTCACCATGTTGTCGCAACGAGTCAAGCCGGAGCTGGTACCAAAGCTGATTCACGTCGCCGCTCATTTCTCCCACACCATGCAACAGGGGTCACGCCAAATATGGCACATCGAGGCCTGCATCGTGCAGTtcatggcgctgctggccgGCAAGGGGGCCGATGTATGA
- a CDS encoding MORN repeat containing protein, putative encodes MGLFSRLTKRFASKKQQNGREESASSLLSRTSTIQSRTQDLVCQRSLSPYIGSRDLGAVPSRPSAVAANWGCIEYDNGSEYLGWTLEGRRDGPGKIHNGEMVYDGQWQCDLPHGSGLFANGDETIYEGNWENGLPHGHGVALFPDGFTYVGEWSDGVPCGEGKLVADEGRVYSGTFSNGLPNGEGVLVTYNGVRVMCHFDDGVPFGLGEIEWPNGMRYVGTIIEGLPHGLGRLTDESSVTLGLWKCGVLETRLKAHEALPDALRDDPAVSYLASH; translated from the coding sequence ATGGGTTTGTTCAGCCGGTTAACTAAACGCTTCGCGTCAAAAAAGCAACAGAATGGGCGGGAGGAAAGTGCTTCTTCCTTGCTTTCTCGGACGTCGACAATTCAGAGTCGCACGCAGGATTTGGTCTGCCAGCGGTCGCTGTCGCCGTACATAGGCTCCCGCGACCTTGGCGCGGTGCCATCACGACCCTCGGCCGTCGCTGCGAATTGGGGGTGTATCGAGTACGACAACGGCTCGGAGTACCTGGGCTGGACGCTCGAGGGCAGGCGTGACGGCCCCGGTAAGATCCACAACGGCGAGATGGTGTACGACGGCCAGTGGCAGTGCGACCTGCCTCACGGGAGCGGCCTGTTCGCCAACGGCGACGAGACCATCTACGAGGGGAACTGGGAGAACGGGCTGCCTCATGGCCACGGCGTGGCGCTGTTCCCCGATGGTTTCACGTACGTCGGAGAGTGGAGCGACGGCGTGCCATGCGGCGAGGGTAAGCTGGTAGCGGATGAAGGGAGGGTGTACTCTGGGACCTTTTCCAACGGCCTCCCGAACGGCGAAGGCGTTTTGGTAACCTACAACGGCGTGCGTGTCATGTGCCACTTCGACGACGGCGTGCCGTTCGGACTGGGCGAGATAGAATGGCCCAACGGCATGCGCTACGTGGGCACCATAATCGAGGGCCTCCCGCATGGCCTGGGTCGTCTGACCGACGAGTCGTCGGTGACGCTGGGTCTGTGGAAGTGCGGAGTGCTGGAAACGCGCCTGAAGGCGCACGAGGCGCTGCCGGACGCTCTGAGAGACGACCCCGCCGTGAGCTACCTGGCTTCGCACTAG